Proteins from a genomic interval of Corvus hawaiiensis isolate bCorHaw1 chromosome 36, bCorHaw1.pri.cur, whole genome shotgun sequence:
- the PPIA gene encoding peptidyl-prolyl cis-trans isomerase A produces MANPVVFFDIAANGEPLGRVTFELFADKVPKTAENFRALSTGEKGFGYKGSCFHRIIPGFMCQGGDFTRHNGTGGKSIYGEKFPDENFILKHTGPGILSMANAGPNTNGSQFFICTAKTEWLDGKHVVFGRVKEGMNVVEAMERCGSKDGKTSKKITITDCGQLS; encoded by the exons ATGGCAAACCCCGTCGTCTTCTTCGACATCGCCGCCAATGGCGAGCCCCTGGGTCGCGTCACCTTCGAG CTGTTTGCAGACAAGGTCCCGAAGACAGCAG aAAACTTCCGTGCTCTGAGCACTGGTGAGAAGGGATTTGGCTACAAGGGGTCctgctttcacagaatcattccTGGGTTCATGTGCCAG GGTGGTGACTTCACGCGTCACAATGGCACTGGAGGCAAATCCATCTATGGGGAGAAGTTCCCTGATGAGAACTTCATCCTGAAGCACACGGGCCCTGGTATCCTGTCGATGGCCAATGCTGGCCCCAACACGAACGGCTCCCAGTTCTTCATCTGCACTGCTAAGACCGAGTG GTTGGATGGCAAGCATGTCGTCTTCGGCCGCGTCAAGGAGGGGATGAATGTGGTGGAGGCCATGGAGCGCTGTGGCTCCAAAGATGGCAAAACGAGCAAGAAGATCACCATCACTGACTGCGGGCAGCTCTCGTAA
- the LOC125319141 gene encoding steroid 21-hydroxylase-like isoform X1, with translation MAAAALLLLLFLLLPLAALLRRGEGRAPRWGALHLLHPQGALHLRRLARRHGPLLRLRLGGRDVLVPSSVGTIREALVRHWGDWLGRPTSYLGSLVSQRGRDLALGGPCPGWRRQRGAVRGALARAGGRLGPLLWLQGRELCEELRSHGEAPLDPFEVFTFHTCSTIARVLFGDLVPPPGELRAFSCCLGELLQVWGHSSVRALDLLPPLRALPNPGLRKLLRLVQHRDTFVEAQIRRHQECPSPPPDTVLAALLGRDPRARGGPLSPPRLHMALVDLFIGGTETTAAALGWAVAFLLHRPELQARLRAELAGAQGPPGPGDMGRLPLLQATVSETLRLRPPAPLALPHCALRHTSLGGLPVVAGTVLVPNLLAAQQDPDIWQHPEAFLPERFLAPGAPSRSLLPFGCGARSCPGEGLARAELFVFLGLILREFRLEPGPGGLPGLTGSPGTVLRCPPYRLRMVPCQPPGSPSPWPDST, from the exons ATGGCGGCTGCGgcgctgctcctgctgctgttcctgctgctgccgctggcGGCGCTGCTGCGGCGGGGCGAGGGGCGCGCTCCGCGCTGGGGGGCGCTGCACCTGCTGCACCCGCAGGGGGCGCTGCACCTGCGGCGCCTGGCGCGGCGGCACGGGCCCCTGCTGCGCCTGCGCCTGGGGGGGCGCG aCGTGCTGGTGCCGAGCTCGGTGGGGACCATCCGCGAGGCGCTGGTCCGGCACTGGGGGGACTGGCTGGGGCGTCCCACCAGTTATCTGG GGTCGCTGGTGTCACAGAGGGGTCGGGACCTGGCACTGGGAGGCCCCTGCCCCGGctggcggcggcagcggggagCAGTGCGGGGGGCACTGGCACGGGCTGGAGGGCGTCTTGGGCCCCTCCTTTGGCTGCAGGGCCGGGAGTTGTGTGAG GAGCTGCGTTCCCATGGGGAGGCCCCCCTGGACCCCTTTGAGGTGTTCACCTTCCATACCTGCAGCACCATTGCACGCGTCCTCTTCGGGGACCTG GTGCCCCCTCCGGGAGAGCTCCGGgccttctcctgctgccttggggagctgctgcaggtttgGGGGCACAGCAGTGTACGGGCGCTTGACCTGCTGCCCCCGCTGCGG gccctgcccaacCCGGGATTGCGGAAGCTGCTGCGGCTCGTCCAGCATCGTGACACCTTCGTGGAGGCCCAGATCCGGCGGCACCAG GAGtgcccctcccctcccccagacACAGTTTTGGCAGCATTGCTGGGGCGTGATcccagggcacgggggggccCCCTGAGTCCTCCCCGGCTGCACATGGCACTGGTCGACCTGTTCATTGGGGGCACCGAGACGACAgcggctgctctgggctgggccGTGGCCTTCTTGCTGCACCGCCCTGAG ctgcaggcacGGCTGCGGGCGGAGCTGGCGGGGGCACAGGGCCCCCCTGggcctggggacatggggcgcCTGCCCCTCCTCCAGGCCACTGTCAGCGAGACCCTGAGGCTGCGGCCCCCTGCGCCCCTGGCGCTGCCCCACTGTGCCCTGCGCCATACCAG TCTTGGGGGACTCCCCGTGGTGGCCGGCACTGTCCTGGTCCCCAACCTGCTGGCAGCCCAACAGGACCCTGACATCTGGCAGCACCCCGAGGCCTTCCTGCCCG AGCGGTTCCTGGCCCCGGGCGCCCCCTCGCGGTCGCTGCTGCCGTTCGGCTGCGGGGCGCGATCGTGCCCCGGGGAGGGGCTGGCGCGGGCCGAGCTCTTCGTGTTCCTGGGGCTGATCCTGCGGGAATTCCGTCTGGAGCCGGGTCCGGGGGGACTGCCGGGGCTGACAGGGTCGCCGGGCACGGTGCTGCGCTGCCCCCCCTATCGCCTGCGCATggtgccctgccagcccccaggCTCACCCTCACCCTGGCCTGACTCCACCTGA
- the LOC125319141 gene encoding steroid 21-hydroxylase-like isoform X2, translating into MAAAALLLLLFLLLPLAALLRRGEGRAPRWGALHLLHPQGALHLRRLARRHGPLLRLRLGGRDVLVPSSVGTIREALVRHWGDWLGRPTSYLGSLVSQRGRDLALGGPCPGWRRQRGAVRGALARAGGRLGPLLWLQGRELCEELRSHGEAPLDPFEVFTFHTCSTIARVLFGDLVPPPGELRAFSCCLGELLQVWGHSSVRALDLLPPLRALPNPGLRKLLRLVQHRDTFVEAQIRRHQECPSPPPDTVLAALLGRDPRARGGPLSPPRLHMALVDLFIGGTETTAAALGWAVAFLLHRPEATVSETLRLRPPAPLALPHCALRHTSLGGLPVVAGTVLVPNLLAAQQDPDIWQHPEAFLPERFLAPGAPSRSLLPFGCGARSCPGEGLARAELFVFLGLILREFRLEPGPGGLPGLTGSPGTVLRCPPYRLRMVPCQPPGSPSPWPDST; encoded by the exons ATGGCGGCTGCGgcgctgctcctgctgctgttcctgctgctgccgctggcGGCGCTGCTGCGGCGGGGCGAGGGGCGCGCTCCGCGCTGGGGGGCGCTGCACCTGCTGCACCCGCAGGGGGCGCTGCACCTGCGGCGCCTGGCGCGGCGGCACGGGCCCCTGCTGCGCCTGCGCCTGGGGGGGCGCG aCGTGCTGGTGCCGAGCTCGGTGGGGACCATCCGCGAGGCGCTGGTCCGGCACTGGGGGGACTGGCTGGGGCGTCCCACCAGTTATCTGG GGTCGCTGGTGTCACAGAGGGGTCGGGACCTGGCACTGGGAGGCCCCTGCCCCGGctggcggcggcagcggggagCAGTGCGGGGGGCACTGGCACGGGCTGGAGGGCGTCTTGGGCCCCTCCTTTGGCTGCAGGGCCGGGAGTTGTGTGAG GAGCTGCGTTCCCATGGGGAGGCCCCCCTGGACCCCTTTGAGGTGTTCACCTTCCATACCTGCAGCACCATTGCACGCGTCCTCTTCGGGGACCTG GTGCCCCCTCCGGGAGAGCTCCGGgccttctcctgctgccttggggagctgctgcaggtttgGGGGCACAGCAGTGTACGGGCGCTTGACCTGCTGCCCCCGCTGCGG gccctgcccaacCCGGGATTGCGGAAGCTGCTGCGGCTCGTCCAGCATCGTGACACCTTCGTGGAGGCCCAGATCCGGCGGCACCAG GAGtgcccctcccctcccccagacACAGTTTTGGCAGCATTGCTGGGGCGTGATcccagggcacgggggggccCCCTGAGTCCTCCCCGGCTGCACATGGCACTGGTCGACCTGTTCATTGGGGGCACCGAGACGACAgcggctgctctgggctgggccGTGGCCTTCTTGCTGCACCGCCCTGAG GCCACTGTCAGCGAGACCCTGAGGCTGCGGCCCCCTGCGCCCCTGGCGCTGCCCCACTGTGCCCTGCGCCATACCAG TCTTGGGGGACTCCCCGTGGTGGCCGGCACTGTCCTGGTCCCCAACCTGCTGGCAGCCCAACAGGACCCTGACATCTGGCAGCACCCCGAGGCCTTCCTGCCCG AGCGGTTCCTGGCCCCGGGCGCCCCCTCGCGGTCGCTGCTGCCGTTCGGCTGCGGGGCGCGATCGTGCCCCGGGGAGGGGCTGGCGCGGGCCGAGCTCTTCGTGTTCCTGGGGCTGATCCTGCGGGAATTCCGTCTGGAGCCGGGTCCGGGGGGACTGCCGGGGCTGACAGGGTCGCCGGGCACGGTGCTGCGCTGCCCCCCCTATCGCCTGCGCATggtgccctgccagcccccaggCTCACCCTCACCCTGGCCTGACTCCACCTGA
- the LOC125319141 gene encoding steroid 21-hydroxylase-like isoform X3, whose translation MAAAALLLLLFLLLPLAALLRRGEGRAPRWGALHLLHPQGALHLRRLARRHGPLLRLRLGGRDVLVPSSVGTIREALVRHWGDWLGRPTSYLGSLVSQRGRDLALGGPCPGWRRQRGAVRGALARAGGRLGPLLWLQGRELCEVPPPGELRAFSCCLGELLQVWGHSSVRALDLLPPLRALPNPGLRKLLRLVQHRDTFVEAQIRRHQECPSPPPDTVLAALLGRDPRARGGPLSPPRLHMALVDLFIGGTETTAAALGWAVAFLLHRPELQARLRAELAGAQGPPGPGDMGRLPLLQATVSETLRLRPPAPLALPHCALRHTSLGGLPVVAGTVLVPNLLAAQQDPDIWQHPEAFLPERFLAPGAPSRSLLPFGCGARSCPGEGLARAELFVFLGLILREFRLEPGPGGLPGLTGSPGTVLRCPPYRLRMVPCQPPGSPSPWPDST comes from the exons ATGGCGGCTGCGgcgctgctcctgctgctgttcctgctgctgccgctggcGGCGCTGCTGCGGCGGGGCGAGGGGCGCGCTCCGCGCTGGGGGGCGCTGCACCTGCTGCACCCGCAGGGGGCGCTGCACCTGCGGCGCCTGGCGCGGCGGCACGGGCCCCTGCTGCGCCTGCGCCTGGGGGGGCGCG aCGTGCTGGTGCCGAGCTCGGTGGGGACCATCCGCGAGGCGCTGGTCCGGCACTGGGGGGACTGGCTGGGGCGTCCCACCAGTTATCTGG GGTCGCTGGTGTCACAGAGGGGTCGGGACCTGGCACTGGGAGGCCCCTGCCCCGGctggcggcggcagcggggagCAGTGCGGGGGGCACTGGCACGGGCTGGAGGGCGTCTTGGGCCCCTCCTTTGGCTGCAGGGCCGGGAGTTGTGTGAG GTGCCCCCTCCGGGAGAGCTCCGGgccttctcctgctgccttggggagctgctgcaggtttgGGGGCACAGCAGTGTACGGGCGCTTGACCTGCTGCCCCCGCTGCGG gccctgcccaacCCGGGATTGCGGAAGCTGCTGCGGCTCGTCCAGCATCGTGACACCTTCGTGGAGGCCCAGATCCGGCGGCACCAG GAGtgcccctcccctcccccagacACAGTTTTGGCAGCATTGCTGGGGCGTGATcccagggcacgggggggccCCCTGAGTCCTCCCCGGCTGCACATGGCACTGGTCGACCTGTTCATTGGGGGCACCGAGACGACAgcggctgctctgggctgggccGTGGCCTTCTTGCTGCACCGCCCTGAG ctgcaggcacGGCTGCGGGCGGAGCTGGCGGGGGCACAGGGCCCCCCTGggcctggggacatggggcgcCTGCCCCTCCTCCAGGCCACTGTCAGCGAGACCCTGAGGCTGCGGCCCCCTGCGCCCCTGGCGCTGCCCCACTGTGCCCTGCGCCATACCAG TCTTGGGGGACTCCCCGTGGTGGCCGGCACTGTCCTGGTCCCCAACCTGCTGGCAGCCCAACAGGACCCTGACATCTGGCAGCACCCCGAGGCCTTCCTGCCCG AGCGGTTCCTGGCCCCGGGCGCCCCCTCGCGGTCGCTGCTGCCGTTCGGCTGCGGGGCGCGATCGTGCCCCGGGGAGGGGCTGGCGCGGGCCGAGCTCTTCGTGTTCCTGGGGCTGATCCTGCGGGAATTCCGTCTGGAGCCGGGTCCGGGGGGACTGCCGGGGCTGACAGGGTCGCCGGGCACGGTGCTGCGCTGCCCCCCCTATCGCCTGCGCATggtgccctgccagcccccaggCTCACCCTCACCCTGGCCTGACTCCACCTGA